In Pseudomonas poae, a single genomic region encodes these proteins:
- a CDS encoding TetR/AcrR family transcriptional regulator: MSSSESPAPRRRLSREDRLRQLLDVAWQLVREEGTEALTLGRLAELAGVTKPVVYDHFVTRAGLLAALYEDFDGRQNQVFADAIEASNATLEDRAWVIASSYVDCVLLQGREIPGVIAALSSSPELETLKRQYEAIFLDKCRDVLSPFGRISQAGLRAMLGAAEALSHAAASGEISREEAQQELLATILAMVSRGRVPG, encoded by the coding sequence ATGTCAAGCAGTGAATCCCCTGCCCCACGTCGTCGCCTATCGCGTGAAGATCGTCTGCGACAATTGTTGGATGTGGCCTGGCAATTGGTGCGCGAGGAAGGCACCGAGGCCCTTACCCTTGGCCGCCTGGCGGAACTGGCGGGCGTTACCAAGCCAGTGGTCTATGACCACTTCGTCACCCGCGCCGGGTTGTTGGCCGCGTTGTATGAAGATTTTGACGGGCGCCAAAACCAGGTGTTTGCCGATGCCATCGAAGCCAGCAACGCCACGCTGGAAGACCGGGCCTGGGTGATTGCCTCGTCTTACGTCGATTGCGTGTTGCTGCAAGGGCGGGAAATTCCAGGGGTGATCGCCGCGCTGAGCAGTTCACCGGAACTGGAAACCCTCAAGCGCCAGTACGAGGCGATCTTCCTGGATAAGTGCCGTGACGTGCTGTCGCCATTTGGTCGAATATCCCAGGCGGGATTAAGGGCGATGCTGGGCGCTGCGGAAGCCCTGTCTCATGCGGCAGCCAGCGGTGAGATCAGTCGCGAGGAAGCGCAGCAGGAGTTGTTGGCGACGATCCTGGCGATGGTCAGCCGCGGGCGCGTTCCTGGATAA
- a CDS encoding tautomerase family protein, whose amino-acid sequence MPYARISLHRGKSAEYLQALSQSLHDALVEAFAIPVGDRFHVIHQHDAGELIVDADYLGGPRSADFVLIAITGGKPRDTATKRRFYQAVTQRLSASIGLDPEDVMIVINTTAAEDWSFGGGRGNV is encoded by the coding sequence ATGCCATACGCGCGAATCTCACTGCATCGCGGGAAATCCGCCGAGTACTTACAGGCCCTGTCCCAAAGCCTGCATGACGCACTGGTGGAGGCCTTTGCAATTCCCGTAGGTGATCGATTCCACGTCATCCACCAGCATGACGCAGGGGAACTGATTGTGGATGCTGACTATCTGGGCGGCCCGCGCAGCGCGGACTTCGTGTTGATTGCAATCACGGGAGGCAAGCCGCGAGACACGGCAACCAAGCGACGGTTTTATCAGGCGGTGACCCAGCGCCTGAGCGCCAGCATCGGGCTGGACCCAGAGGATGTGATGATCGTGATCAACACCACGGCGGCTGAGGATTGGTCATTTGGCGGAGGCCGGGGCAATGTGTAG
- a CDS encoding YecA family protein, which yields MHAQPLSPTEFEFIEDTLQKYGDDHSVLNLAELDGYFTALVSSPVQVDVAEWFPAIWGGQNPEWDNMDEAQRFLELCVRHINTLAEQLATDAERFKARFDETEHQGQNVTLAEEWCFGYIRGAAIGNWPELPAAQASELEKISWCAEQDNFELPADLDVAAHQQRVSQIEPAARALHDYWLSQR from the coding sequence ATGCACGCCCAACCCCTCTCCCCGACCGAATTCGAATTTATCGAAGACACCCTGCAAAAGTACGGCGACGACCATTCGGTGCTGAACCTGGCCGAACTCGACGGTTATTTCACCGCGCTGGTGTCCAGCCCGGTGCAAGTGGATGTGGCCGAGTGGTTCCCGGCGATCTGGGGCGGGCAGAACCCGGAATGGGACAACATGGATGAAGCGCAGCGTTTCCTGGAACTCTGTGTGCGCCACATCAATACCCTGGCCGAGCAACTGGCCACCGACGCTGAGCGCTTCAAGGCCCGCTTCGACGAAACCGAACATCAGGGCCAAAACGTGACCCTCGCCGAAGAATGGTGCTTTGGCTATATCCGTGGCGCGGCCATCGGCAATTGGCCCGAACTGCCGGCGGCGCAGGCAAGCGAGTTGGAAAAAATCTCCTGGTGCGCCGAACAGGACAACTTCGAACTGCCGGCCGACCTGGATGTAGCGGCACATCAACAGCGTGTCAGCCAGATCGAACCGGCAGCGCGAGCGTTGCACGATTACTGGTTGAGCCAGCGCTAA
- a CDS encoding LysR family transcriptional regulator, protein MPDLNLLITLDVLLTEGSVARAAQRLRLSPSAMSRALARLRETTGDPLLVRAGRGLVPTPRAMELREQVSRLVQEAHAVLRPIQTVDMAQVVRTFTLRASEEFVENFGPALLARIARDAHGVRLRFVNKTDKDSAPLREGSVDLDTGVVDADASPELLTQALFRDRLIGVVRAGHSLSRGEVSAERYAQGQHVYVSRRGQDRGQIDDALEAQGLTRQISTIVAGFSTSIALARDTDLIASVPERYTAHQREGLHSFALPLTLPAFTVAMLWHPRLDADLAHRWLRGCLREVCGPQQVQSPLP, encoded by the coding sequence ATGCCCGATCTCAATTTGCTGATTACCCTGGACGTATTGCTCACCGAAGGCAGCGTCGCCCGTGCCGCGCAGCGCCTGCGCCTGAGCCCTTCCGCCATGAGCCGGGCGCTGGCACGCTTGCGTGAGACCACCGGCGACCCGCTGCTGGTGCGCGCTGGCCGTGGCTTGGTGCCGACGCCACGGGCGATGGAACTGCGTGAACAGGTCAGCCGTTTGGTGCAAGAGGCTCACGCGGTGTTAAGGCCCATCCAAACCGTGGATATGGCACAGGTCGTACGCACCTTTACCCTGCGCGCCAGCGAAGAATTCGTCGAAAACTTCGGCCCGGCGCTGCTCGCGCGAATTGCCCGGGATGCGCACGGTGTGCGCCTGCGTTTCGTCAATAAAACCGATAAGGACAGCGCTCCGCTGCGCGAAGGCAGCGTCGACCTGGACACCGGCGTTGTCGATGCCGACGCCAGCCCGGAGCTGCTGACCCAGGCTCTGTTCCGTGACCGCTTGATTGGCGTGGTGCGCGCCGGCCATTCCCTCAGCCGAGGCGAAGTCAGCGCCGAGCGGTATGCGCAAGGCCAGCACGTGTACGTCTCCCGACGCGGCCAGGATCGGGGCCAGATCGACGATGCCCTTGAAGCCCAAGGCCTGACTCGGCAGATCAGCACCATTGTCGCCGGTTTCTCCACTTCCATCGCGTTGGCCCGTGACACCGACCTGATCGCCAGCGTGCCCGAACGCTACACCGCCCACCAACGCGAAGGCCTGCACAGTTTTGCATTGCCGCTGACCTTACCCGCGTTTACCGTGGCGATGCTCTGGCACCCTCGGCTCGACGCCGACCTGGCCCATCGCTGGCTACGCGGATGTTTGCGTGAGGTCTGCGGGCCGCAACAGGTACAATCGCCACTGCCTTGA
- a CDS encoding GNAT family N-acetyltransferase, with protein MFSLTRYTTPCPEPINAQILQMVVDNLTDISSVALPPSNLLYNIYQYAVGFEVHLYLEALNGTKGIAVELIVATETQDTEKVIGFVLCLPVKDDPEACGIAFMAVQAGHRRQGVARGMMQDVLARYPHAELACAVEKVAAFEAMGFQVRAARGTQVLMNTRDYGTDGLMGVLDVASIYSSLEVRQIHTYLLQKHGKRAMVDAEKQRDRHLDQLTRKVQVFIQERARG; from the coding sequence ATGTTCAGCCTTACCCGCTACACCACACCGTGCCCCGAGCCCATCAATGCCCAGATCCTGCAGATGGTGGTGGACAACCTCACCGACATCAGCAGCGTCGCGCTGCCGCCGAGCAACCTGCTGTACAACATCTACCAATACGCCGTCGGGTTTGAGGTACACCTGTACCTCGAAGCGTTGAACGGTACAAAAGGCATTGCCGTCGAGTTGATCGTGGCGACCGAGACACAGGACACCGAGAAGGTCATCGGTTTTGTGCTGTGCCTGCCGGTAAAAGATGATCCTGAGGCATGTGGTATCGCGTTTATGGCGGTGCAGGCGGGCCATCGGCGCCAGGGTGTTGCGCGGGGCATGATGCAGGATGTGCTCGCTCGTTATCCCCACGCGGAATTGGCGTGTGCGGTGGAGAAGGTGGCGGCCTTTGAAGCGATGGGCTTTCAAGTGCGCGCAGCGCGGGGCACTCAGGTGCTTATGAATACCCGCGACTACGGCACCGACGGGCTGATGGGCGTGTTGGATGTAGCGTCGATCTATAGCTCGCTGGAAGTGCGGCAGATTCACACCTACCTGCTGCAAAAGCACGGCAAGCGCGCGATGGTGGACGCGGAAAAGCAGCGCGACCGCCATCTTGATCAACTGACCCGCAAGGTGCAGGTGTTTATCCAGGAACGCGCCCGCGGCTGA
- a CDS encoding ribonucleotide-diphosphate reductase subunit beta: MLSWDEVDNEDTGAAVIKGANAGHASEANMDRLDGAGAAAALEARNVTANDSAAIIRAKAALDKLDVAEGLAELEGSAARVAVDEKRMINCRADLNQLVPFKYDWAWQKYLDGCANHWMPQEVNMTADIALWKNPEGLTDDERRIVMRNLGFFSTADSLVANNLVLAVYRLITNPECRQYILRQAFEEAIHTHAYQYCIESLAMDEGEIFNMYHEIPSVAKKAAWGLKYTRSISDPKFETGTVETDKELLRNLVAYYCVLEGIFFYCGFTQILSMGRRNKMTGVAEQFQYILRDESMHLNFGIDVINQIKIENPHLWDAEMKEEATQMILQGTQLEIEYARDTMPRGVLGMNAAMMEDYLKFIANRRLSQIGLKEEYPGTTNPFPWMSEIMDLKKEKNFFETRVIEYQTGGALSWD; the protein is encoded by the coding sequence ATGCTGAGTTGGGATGAAGTCGACAACGAAGACACCGGTGCAGCGGTGATCAAGGGCGCCAACGCCGGCCACGCCAGTGAAGCCAACATGGACCGCCTCGACGGTGCTGGCGCTGCTGCCGCGCTGGAAGCGCGTAATGTGACCGCCAACGACTCCGCCGCGATCATCCGCGCCAAGGCCGCCCTCGACAAACTCGACGTCGCCGAAGGCCTCGCCGAGCTGGAAGGCTCCGCCGCCCGCGTCGCCGTTGACGAAAAGCGCATGATCAACTGCCGCGCCGACCTCAACCAACTCGTGCCGTTCAAGTACGACTGGGCCTGGCAGAAGTACCTCGACGGCTGCGCCAACCACTGGATGCCGCAAGAGGTCAACATGACCGCCGACATCGCCCTGTGGAAAAACCCCGAAGGCCTGACCGACGACGAGCGCCGCATCGTCATGCGCAACCTGGGCTTCTTCTCCACCGCCGACTCGTTGGTAGCGAACAACCTGGTGCTGGCCGTGTACCGCCTGATCACCAACCCGGAGTGCCGCCAGTACATCCTGCGCCAGGCCTTCGAAGAAGCGATCCACACCCACGCCTACCAGTACTGCATCGAATCGCTGGCCATGGATGAAGGCGAGATCTTCAACATGTACCACGAGATTCCATCGGTCGCTAAAAAGGCAGCCTGGGGCCTGAAGTACACCCGTTCGATCTCCGATCCGAAGTTCGAAACCGGTACCGTCGAGACCGACAAAGAACTGCTGCGCAACCTGGTCGCCTACTACTGCGTGCTGGAAGGCATCTTCTTCTACTGCGGCTTCACCCAGATTTTGTCGATGGGCCGTCGCAACAAAATGACCGGCGTGGCCGAGCAGTTCCAATACATCCTGCGCGATGAGTCGATGCACCTGAACTTCGGTATCGACGTGATCAACCAGATCAAAATCGAAAACCCACATTTGTGGGATGCCGAGATGAAGGAAGAAGCGACCCAGATGATCCTGCAAGGGACTCAACTGGAGATCGAATACGCCCGCGATACCATGCCGCGCGGTGTATTGGGCATGAACGCGGCGATGATGGAGGATTACCTCAAGTTCATCGCGAATCGTCGTCTGTCGCAGATTGGCTTGAAGGAAGAGTATCCAGGGACGACGAATCCGTTCCCTTGGATGAGCGAGATCATGGACTTGAAGAAAGAGAAGAACTTCTTCGAAACCCGTGTGATCGAGTACCAGACCGGCGGCGCGCTGAGCTGGGACTAA
- a CDS encoding flavodoxin family protein has product MHALIVVAHHDPQSLTHSIALQAAAGLTAAGHTYEIADLAAEGFDPRYTADDHLVHRTRAQPPADVLAEQARIDRADALVLAFPIYWWSMPGLLKGWIDRVFVNGWAIDYGPDMPVVKKLRHLQVHLLALGAADDGAFDRHGYAKAMRTQIDYGIFDYCGAQVVTSELLLDSESGTAQEHLKTALKLGQQLFTQVEARQEA; this is encoded by the coding sequence ATGCATGCCTTGATCGTTGTTGCACATCACGACCCGCAATCCCTCACCCACAGTATTGCGTTGCAAGCTGCCGCTGGCCTGACTGCCGCCGGCCACACCTACGAAATCGCCGACCTCGCCGCCGAAGGCTTCGACCCGCGCTACACCGCCGACGATCACTTAGTGCATCGCACCCGCGCCCAGCCGCCCGCCGATGTGCTGGCCGAGCAAGCGCGTATCGACCGGGCAGACGCCTTGGTGTTGGCATTTCCTATCTACTGGTGGTCGATGCCGGGCCTGCTCAAGGGCTGGATCGACCGCGTGTTCGTCAACGGCTGGGCAATCGATTACGGCCCCGATATGCCCGTGGTGAAAAAACTGCGGCACTTGCAGGTGCATCTATTGGCATTGGGTGCGGCCGACGACGGCGCATTTGACCGCCACGGTTACGCCAAGGCCATGCGTACGCAAATCGATTACGGGATCTTTGATTACTGCGGCGCGCAGGTGGTGACATCCGAGCTGTTGCTGGACTCCGAGTCGGGGACGGCGCAGGAGCATTTGAAAACCGCCCTGAAACTGGGACAGCAGTTGTTCACACAGGTCGAGGCCCGCCAGGAAGCCTAA
- a CDS encoding CAP domain-containing protein yields the protein MRVLSLMMSLTTLAATTVFCASAMANEESQLVQQINEYRSQVQRCGNQGSQELPPLASDTRLVLPANNVGDLQQALARAAYPMVNVQAISLSGPKDAQAAMKAVRESFCRVVLDPQFVDIGVSNSGQDWRIVLARPLLTSGLGDWQTEGKQLLSLINAAREQPRQCGTRAFTATTPLSWNEDLAGAANSHTRNMANGNFFDHLDHDGRTPGDRAELAGYIAKNIGENIAAGLDTPRKVVDGWLASPGHCANLMNPQFRELGAAYAMDPKSDAGIYWTGVFGAQ from the coding sequence ATGCGCGTGCTGTCATTGATGATGAGCCTGACGACGCTGGCCGCCACTACGGTGTTCTGCGCCAGCGCGATGGCGAATGAAGAAAGTCAGTTGGTACAACAGATCAACGAATACCGCAGCCAGGTGCAACGCTGCGGTAACCAGGGCTCCCAAGAGCTGCCACCGCTGGCCAGCGATACACGCCTGGTGCTGCCGGCCAACAATGTCGGCGACCTGCAGCAGGCACTGGCCCGTGCCGCGTACCCAATGGTCAACGTGCAGGCCATCAGCCTGTCGGGGCCCAAGGATGCGCAAGCGGCCATGAAGGCTGTGCGCGAGAGTTTCTGCCGCGTGGTGCTGGACCCGCAGTTTGTCGATATCGGCGTGAGCAACAGCGGCCAGGACTGGCGCATCGTGCTCGCCCGCCCTCTGCTCACCAGCGGTCTGGGTGACTGGCAAACCGAAGGCAAACAACTGCTCAGCCTGATCAACGCCGCCCGTGAACAGCCGCGTCAGTGTGGTACGCGGGCGTTTACCGCCACCACCCCATTGTCGTGGAACGAAGATCTCGCGGGCGCCGCCAACAGCCACACACGCAACATGGCCAATGGCAACTTCTTCGACCACCTCGACCACGACGGCCGTACTCCCGGCGACCGCGCCGAACTGGCCGGTTATATCGCGAAGAACATCGGCGAAAACATCGCCGCCGGCCTGGACACCCCACGCAAGGTCGTCGACGGTTGGCTCGCCAGCCCCGGCCACTGCGCCAACCTCATGAACCCGCAATTTCGTGAGCTGGGTGCGGCATATGCCATGGACCCGAAAAGCGATGCGGGGATTTATTGGACAGGGGTTTTCGGCGCGCAATAG
- a CDS encoding FadR family transcriptional regulator: MLELQRPDSLVVRVVSALRAEIDSGQLPPESRMPTEQQLAEQLNVSRSVVREAIAQLKADGVITARRGLGSFISQTPAGTVFRFPQADGRRPDLAQMFEVRLWIETQAASIAAQRRDEADLQRMKSALQAMHDNRDNFEAAAIADVEFHRAIADASKNDYFVAFHDFLRSQLASARKTAWENSASRFATGSADATQEHELLYQAIADGDAQRAAASAEAHLRAAARRLSLELPATR; this comes from the coding sequence ATGCTTGAGCTTCAACGCCCTGATTCGCTCGTCGTACGGGTTGTCAGTGCCCTCCGTGCAGAAATCGACTCCGGCCAATTGCCGCCGGAATCGCGCATGCCCACCGAACAGCAACTGGCCGAACAACTCAACGTCAGCCGCTCCGTGGTGCGTGAGGCAATTGCCCAGCTCAAGGCTGATGGCGTGATCACTGCGCGCCGGGGCTTGGGCTCGTTCATTTCGCAGACGCCCGCGGGCACTGTGTTCCGTTTTCCCCAAGCTGACGGGCGCCGTCCAGACCTGGCGCAGATGTTTGAAGTGCGCCTGTGGATCGAAACCCAAGCCGCCTCGATTGCCGCCCAGCGCCGTGATGAGGCCGACCTGCAACGCATGAAAAGCGCCCTGCAGGCCATGCACGATAACCGCGACAACTTCGAAGCCGCCGCCATCGCCGACGTGGAATTCCACCGCGCCATCGCCGACGCCAGCAAGAATGACTACTTCGTGGCGTTCCATGACTTTCTGCGCAGCCAACTGGCCAGCGCCCGCAAGACGGCCTGGGAAAACTCGGCATCGCGTTTTGCCACTGGCTCTGCCGATGCTACCCAGGAACATGAGTTGCTCTACCAGGCGATTGCCGACGGCGACGCTCAACGCGCCGCTGCCAGCGCCGAAGCGCACTTGCGCGCGGCGGCCCGACGCTTAAGCCTGGAGCTGCCCGCCACCCGTTGA
- a CDS encoding DUF1289 domain-containing protein gives MPNQTIKTPCVGLCSTVYGDLVCRGCKRYHHEVIQWNGYNAEEKQAVWLRLEQLLVQVMASKLEVFDPPLLRQQLETRKIRFVPQQSPYCWAYQLIARGARVISKLDAYGLALLPEFRERHLADLRDAIDREFFLLSEAHYERYIAPGFLKEAFGPALIATL, from the coding sequence ATGCCCAACCAAACCATCAAAACCCCCTGCGTCGGCCTGTGCTCCACCGTCTATGGCGACCTGGTCTGCCGGGGCTGCAAGCGCTATCACCATGAAGTGATCCAGTGGAACGGCTACAACGCTGAGGAAAAACAGGCGGTGTGGCTGCGCCTGGAGCAATTGCTGGTGCAGGTGATGGCCAGCAAGCTGGAAGTGTTTGATCCGCCCCTGCTGCGCCAGCAACTTGAAACGCGCAAGATCCGCTTTGTGCCGCAGCAATCACCGTATTGCTGGGCATACCAGTTGATTGCGCGAGGCGCACGGGTGATTTCCAAGTTGGACGCCTATGGCCTTGCGTTGTTGCCGGAGTTTCGCGAGCGTCACCTGGCGGACTTGCGGGATGCAATTGACCGGGAGTTTTTCCTGTTGTCGGAGGCGCATTACGAGCGCTATATCGCGCCGGGGTTTCTAAAGGAAGCCTTTGGGCCAGCCCTGATCGCCACTTTATAA
- a CDS encoding LysR family transcriptional regulator produces MRLPTFDLDVLRTFVLGVDLHSFAKAAERLGRSTSAISAQLKKLEEQVGTPVLNKSGRGLALTPVGEALLGHARRLLELNDSIFDALNQTRTEGTLRLGVQEDFGEWVLSDVLRRFALLYPMIRLEVRIARNAELLTLVDSGNLDLALTWATGHASPYVTRLGQTPMHWIGAHDKPLPSRKVPLPLVMFDAPCVLRSAAIDALDRAGIAWRVALTSPSVGGIWAAVDAGLGVTLRTSMGLPAHLRVLEELPSVPSLAYELHRNRQQPTEPVAQLATLIRESLERHLL; encoded by the coding sequence ATGCGCCTGCCCACCTTCGACCTCGACGTACTGCGCACCTTTGTCCTGGGGGTAGACTTGCACAGTTTTGCCAAAGCTGCGGAACGTCTGGGACGCTCCACCTCAGCCATCAGCGCACAATTGAAAAAACTCGAAGAGCAAGTAGGCACGCCGGTGCTGAACAAATCTGGCCGTGGACTGGCATTGACGCCTGTGGGCGAAGCATTGCTGGGCCATGCCCGACGCTTGCTGGAACTCAATGACAGCATTTTCGACGCATTGAACCAGACCCGCACCGAAGGAACGCTACGCCTGGGCGTGCAGGAAGATTTCGGTGAATGGGTGCTCAGCGATGTGCTACGACGCTTCGCACTGCTGTACCCGATGATCAGATTGGAAGTGCGAATTGCCCGCAATGCCGAACTGCTGACCCTGGTGGACAGTGGCAACCTCGACTTGGCGCTGACCTGGGCCACCGGGCACGCCTCGCCCTACGTCACGCGCCTGGGGCAAACCCCCATGCATTGGATCGGCGCCCACGACAAACCGCTGCCCTCGCGCAAGGTGCCGCTGCCTCTAGTGATGTTCGACGCACCTTGTGTGCTGCGCAGCGCCGCCATCGATGCACTGGACCGCGCCGGCATTGCCTGGCGCGTTGCACTCACCAGCCCGAGCGTCGGCGGCATCTGGGCCGCCGTGGATGCCGGGCTGGGCGTGACATTGCGCACGTCGATGGGTTTGCCGGCGCACTTACGCGTGTTGGAGGAACTGCCATCGGTGCCTTCACTGGCGTATGAGCTGCACCGCAACCGCCAGCAGCCCACCGAACCGGTGGCGCAATTGGCGACGCTGATTCGTGAATCCCTGGAACGGCATCTGCTTTAG
- a CDS encoding crotonase/enoyl-CoA hydratase family protein produces the protein MSEYQAFVVELTGNVAHVQINRPEKINAMNAAFWTEIIDIFQWVEDTDTVRAVVLSGAGKHFSSGIDLMMLASVANDFGKDVGRNARLLRRKILELQASFNAVDNCRKPVLAAIQGYCIGGAIDLISACDMRYAAEGAQFSIKEIDIGMAADVGTLQRLPRIIGDGMLRELAYTGRQFGAEEARSIGLVNRVYPDQESLLAGVLEIAHEIAAKSPIAVTGTKAMISYMRDHTVNDGLEYVATWNSAMLQSNDLRVAIAAHMSKQKPEFVD, from the coding sequence ATGTCCGAATACCAAGCTTTCGTCGTCGAACTCACCGGTAACGTTGCCCATGTGCAGATCAACCGCCCGGAAAAGATCAACGCGATGAACGCCGCGTTCTGGACCGAGATCATCGACATCTTCCAATGGGTCGAAGACACCGACACCGTGCGGGCCGTGGTGCTCAGCGGTGCCGGCAAGCATTTCTCTTCGGGTATCGACCTGATGATGCTGGCCTCGGTGGCCAACGACTTCGGCAAGGACGTAGGGCGCAACGCGCGCTTGCTGCGCCGCAAGATCCTTGAACTGCAAGCCTCGTTCAATGCCGTCGACAATTGCCGCAAGCCGGTATTGGCGGCGATCCAGGGTTACTGCATCGGCGGCGCCATCGACCTGATCAGCGCCTGCGACATGCGCTACGCCGCCGAAGGTGCGCAGTTCTCGATCAAGGAAATCGACATCGGCATGGCCGCCGACGTCGGCACCCTGCAGCGCCTGCCGCGCATCATCGGCGACGGCATGCTGCGTGAGTTGGCCTACACCGGTCGCCAATTCGGCGCCGAGGAAGCGCGCAGCATCGGCCTGGTCAATCGTGTCTATCCCGATCAGGAGAGCCTGTTGGCCGGCGTGCTGGAGATTGCCCATGAAATCGCCGCCAAATCGCCGATTGCCGTCACCGGCACCAAAGCCATGATCAGCTACATGCGTGACCATACGGTCAATGATGGTCTGGAATACGTTGCCACCTGGAACTCGGCTATGTTGCAATCCAACGACCTGCGCGTGGCCATCGCGGCCCATATGAGTAAGCAGAAACCCGAATTCGTGGATTGA
- a CDS encoding MFS transporter — translation MPSSSRGALVSLSLSMSLASLGTSIANVGLPSLTQAFEVSFHAVQWVVLGYLLAITAVIVSAGRLGDRLGRRRLLLAGLLLFAVACALCGVAPTLEWLVGARVLQGLGAAVMMAMALAMVGDTVNKAHTGRVMGLLGTMSAVGTAMGPSVGGVLLGLWGWRAVFLVGVPLGLLAAALAYRYLPTDQARTSISGGLGLRMALQDAPLRAGLAMSALIAAVIMATFVVGPFYLSRGLGLDTAWMGLAMAVGPCVAAVSGIPAGRLTDRFGSQRMTFAGLGLLACGALALSFASGLFAYLSALVILTCGYSLFQAANNTAVMSDVDASRRGTVSGLLNLSRNLGLIIGASALGAVFAWATPDVIHASPQSVSNGLHTTFAVALGLILLAGVMRHKNLTRQNRNDYCLTT, via the coding sequence ATGCCCTCCTCTTCACGTGGCGCACTTGTAAGCCTGTCGCTATCCATGTCTCTAGCGTCCCTCGGAACCAGCATCGCCAACGTTGGCCTGCCCAGCCTGACGCAGGCGTTTGAAGTGTCATTTCACGCCGTGCAGTGGGTGGTGTTGGGGTATCTGCTGGCGATCACCGCGGTGATCGTGAGTGCCGGCCGCTTGGGCGACCGGCTGGGGCGGCGTCGCCTGTTGCTCGCCGGGTTGCTGCTATTCGCGGTGGCGTGTGCGTTATGCGGCGTCGCGCCCACGCTGGAATGGCTGGTGGGCGCACGCGTCCTGCAGGGTTTGGGGGCAGCCGTCATGATGGCCATGGCATTGGCGATGGTCGGCGACACAGTGAACAAGGCGCACACGGGCCGGGTGATGGGCTTGCTGGGTACGATGTCGGCCGTGGGCACCGCCATGGGCCCAAGTGTGGGCGGGGTGTTGCTGGGACTGTGGGGCTGGCGTGCGGTGTTTCTGGTGGGGGTGCCGCTGGGGTTGCTCGCCGCCGCCCTCGCCTATCGATATTTGCCAACGGACCAGGCGCGTACGTCAATCTCCGGTGGCCTGGGTTTGCGGATGGCGTTACAGGATGCGCCCCTGCGCGCAGGCCTGGCGATGAGCGCACTGATTGCCGCCGTGATCATGGCTACCTTTGTGGTCGGGCCGTTTTACCTGTCCCGAGGCCTGGGCCTGGATACGGCATGGATGGGCCTGGCCATGGCCGTCGGGCCTTGCGTTGCGGCCGTCAGCGGCATACCGGCGGGCCGTCTCACCGACCGCTTCGGCAGCCAACGCATGACCTTCGCCGGGCTGGGCCTGCTGGCCTGCGGCGCACTGGCGCTGTCATTCGCCTCGGGATTGTTCGCCTACCTGAGCGCGCTGGTGATTTTGACCTGCGGGTACAGCCTGTTCCAGGCAGCGAACAACACCGCTGTGATGAGTGATGTCGACGCTTCACGCCGGGGCACCGTCTCGGGCCTGCTGAACCTGTCGCGAAACCTTGGCCTGATTATCGGCGCTTCGGCTCTCGGCGCGGTATTTGCCTGGGCCACCCCGGACGTGATCCACGCCAGCCCGCAATCAGTGTCCAACGGCCTGCACACGACCTTCGCGGTCGCCCTCGGATTGATCCTGTTGGCGGGCGTGATGCGACACAAAAATTTGACAAGGCAAAATCGTAACGACTATTGTCTGACAACCTGA